In Methylovirgula sp., a single genomic region encodes these proteins:
- a CDS encoding class II aldolase/adducin family protein, which yields MTEAKLRHALVEASRDLEKLQINQGTSGNLSVRSGDAMLITPSGIPYDRLTPEMVALMPLSANDGAWRGPQKPSSEWRMHLDILRARPDDGAVIHTHSVYATALSMLREEIPAAHYMVAAFGGPNVRCTPYAPYGTQELSDLVIEGLRDRHGVLLGQHGMVVTGRDLGQAMWRAVELETLAKMYVIARSVGRPHILPDEEIAITVERFKSYGYQSDVVAALVAAPRAVPTKKSASKQKKL from the coding sequence ATGACGGAAGCCAAACTTCGCCACGCTCTGGTTGAGGCCTCTCGTGATCTGGAAAAACTCCAAATCAATCAGGGCACGTCCGGCAACCTATCTGTCCGATCCGGCGACGCGATGCTCATCACGCCAAGCGGCATCCCCTACGACCGTTTGACACCCGAAATGGTCGCCCTCATGCCGCTTTCGGCAAACGATGGCGCCTGGCGAGGCCCGCAAAAGCCTTCGAGCGAATGGCGTATGCATCTCGATATTCTTCGTGCCCGTCCCGATGACGGTGCCGTGATCCACACACATTCGGTCTACGCGACAGCGCTTTCGATGTTGCGCGAAGAAATTCCCGCGGCGCATTATATGGTTGCCGCCTTTGGCGGTCCCAATGTGCGGTGCACACCTTATGCGCCTTATGGCACACAGGAGCTGTCCGATCTCGTCATCGAAGGATTGCGTGATCGCCACGGCGTTTTGCTTGGTCAGCACGGCATGGTCGTGACCGGGCGCGATCTTGGCCAGGCGATGTGGCGTGCGGTCGAACTTGAAACATTGGCGAAAATGTACGTGATCGCCCGCAGCGTCGGCCGGCCGCACATCCTGCCCGATGAGGAGATTGCGATCACGGTCGAGCGCTTCAAGTCCTACGGCTATCAGTCCGATGTTGTCGCGGCGCTCGTTGCAGCGCCGCGGGCGGTGCCGACGAAAAAATCCGCCAGCAAACAGAAGAAGCTCTAA
- a CDS encoding DedA family protein, protein MFFGIDFHPLIVRHGYAVVFFVVLLEGAGSPLPGETALVLAAVYAGATGRLDIATVLLVAVVGGILGGTIGYWIGRSVSSDFLRRYGKWIGLTENRLALGRHLFQSHGGKIVFFGRFIAVLRIVAALLAGLNRYDFGRFFLFNGAGVITWAAIMGLGGYFFGDAMTRVSGPLGAIGLAFAAAVVVGFFIVLRRQEKKFESKLSEDAFAKDGEAKLETTDPS, encoded by the coding sequence TTGTTTTTTGGGATCGACTTCCATCCGCTGATCGTCCGGCACGGATATGCCGTGGTCTTTTTTGTCGTTCTGCTCGAAGGTGCGGGCTCGCCGCTTCCGGGTGAAACGGCGCTCGTTTTGGCCGCGGTCTACGCTGGCGCGACGGGGAGGCTCGATATCGCAACGGTTCTGCTTGTTGCTGTGGTTGGCGGCATCCTTGGCGGGACGATCGGCTATTGGATCGGCCGCAGTGTCAGTAGCGATTTTTTACGCAGATACGGAAAGTGGATTGGATTGACCGAGAATCGGCTCGCGCTGGGGCGGCATCTATTTCAGAGCCACGGCGGCAAGATCGTCTTCTTCGGCCGGTTCATTGCCGTTCTGCGTATCGTTGCTGCGCTGCTCGCGGGCCTCAATCGATATGATTTCGGGCGGTTTTTTCTGTTCAATGGGGCCGGCGTCATCACCTGGGCCGCGATCATGGGGCTCGGCGGCTATTTCTTCGGCGACGCGATGACCCGGGTCAGCGGACCATTGGGTGCCATCGGCTTGGCCTTTGCTGCCGCGGTTGTCGTGGGGTTTTTTATTGTCCTGCGCCGGCAGGAAAAGAAATTCGAATCGAAACTCTCCGAAGATGCTTTTGCGAAAGATGGCGAAGCAAAATTGGAAACGACCGACCCCTCCTGA
- a CDS encoding cation diffusion facilitator family transporter translates to MIENNDIKERAALVSVGVKTLLAVGKLVAGLMSGSLALLSEAANNIGDIAIVCFSFVAIRIANKPADDTHHYGHAKVETLAALAQTGFLLGLAVYIFATAVNRLMTGYVNVVPGTLAFGVLIVSIIVDISRWYSLNKIAKETRSEALAADALNFASDIVASTFALLGLLAVHFGFWQGDSIGALGVAVFIGIAGFNLARRTINALTDAAPPGLTESISAAALRVPGVIGVDSLRLRPVGANVLGDIAIRVPRTLPQDGVTAIKGNVSAAIAATHPDVELTVETTPVALDDESVVERLLLIAAKRHVAIHHVIVQQVCGKIALSCDIEVDGTMPLGQAHSIASGLEAEARKELGSDVEIDTHIEPLEPHELAGEDAPEDTRDAIAAALSAAASGGIEDIHNVRARKTASGLVVNYHCRADPRTSVAVVHQAVDALEHKVREEFPAIARLVGHAEPLR, encoded by the coding sequence GTGATCGAAAATAACGACATAAAAGAGCGGGCCGCCCTCGTTTCAGTTGGCGTGAAAACTCTTCTTGCCGTCGGCAAGCTTGTCGCCGGCCTTATGTCAGGCTCGCTTGCCTTGCTGTCGGAAGCTGCCAACAACATTGGCGATATCGCCATCGTTTGTTTCAGCTTCGTCGCCATTCGCATTGCGAACAAGCCGGCTGACGACACGCACCATTATGGGCATGCGAAGGTCGAGACGCTCGCAGCTTTGGCCCAGACGGGATTTTTGCTGGGGCTGGCGGTCTATATTTTCGCGACCGCCGTCAATCGGCTCATGACTGGATACGTCAATGTCGTTCCTGGCACCTTAGCCTTCGGGGTTCTGATCGTCTCGATTATCGTCGATATTTCGCGTTGGTACTCACTTAACAAGATCGCCAAAGAGACCAGAAGCGAGGCCCTTGCGGCCGACGCTCTGAATTTCGCAAGTGACATCGTCGCGTCGACGTTTGCTCTGCTTGGACTTCTTGCCGTGCATTTCGGTTTTTGGCAGGGCGATTCGATCGGCGCCCTTGGGGTCGCCGTGTTTATCGGTATCGCCGGTTTCAATCTTGCCAGACGCACCATAAATGCCTTGACCGATGCCGCGCCGCCCGGCCTCACCGAAAGTATCAGCGCGGCGGCGCTGCGCGTCCCCGGCGTCATCGGTGTCGACAGCCTGCGGCTGCGTCCGGTCGGCGCCAACGTGCTCGGCGATATTGCAATCCGCGTGCCCCGCACATTGCCGCAGGACGGCGTGACGGCCATCAAGGGTAATGTCAGCGCCGCCATCGCCGCAACGCATCCTGATGTGGAATTGACGGTTGAAACAACGCCGGTCGCGCTCGACGACGAGAGCGTTGTCGAACGGCTGCTGCTCATCGCGGCGAAACGGCATGTCGCCATCCATCACGTCATCGTCCAGCAGGTCTGCGGCAAGATCGCCCTATCCTGCGACATAGAAGTCGATGGCACGATGCCACTCGGCCAGGCGCATAGCATCGCCTCAGGCCTGGAGGCCGAGGCTCGCAAGGAGCTAGGTTCGGACGTCGAGATCGATACGCATATAGAACCGCTCGAGCCACACGAACTCGCCGGCGAAGATGCACCGGAAGACACACGCGACGCGATTGCCGCTGCACTGTCTGCCGCGGCGAGCGGCGGCATCGAAGATATTCACAACGTCCGGGCTCGCAAGACGGCATCAGGGCTCGTCGTGAACTATCATTGCCGCGCCGATCCGCGTACCAGCGTCGCCGTGGTTCACCAGGCAGTCGATGCGCTCGAACATAAAGTGCGCGAAGAATTTCCGGCGATCGCGCGGCTCGTTGGCCACGCCGAACCTTTGCGCTAA
- a CDS encoding outer membrane protein, which translates to MLRKLLTTTALICLAGGTALAADLPSEKGPPVYAPPPPPAFSWSGVYLGGQVGYGWGTTHFVDNTAGVGLNGLSQSGVVGGAHIGYNYQVSQFVFGLEGDVNGSSERDSTFDPFAGGYSLRENIDASIRGRVGYAFDRVLIYATGGGAYGNFHTSYNGVDAFNTGRIGWTVGGGLEYAIDNNWSVRAEYRYTDYGHTTDFPSSEGFDAVSHHIRDNRVQAGFSYKFDIFSPPAPIVSKY; encoded by the coding sequence ATGTTGCGTAAGCTTCTAACAACGACGGCCCTGATCTGCCTTGCCGGTGGCACGGCGCTCGCGGCCGATCTTCCGAGCGAAAAGGGTCCGCCCGTTTATGCTCCGCCGCCGCCGCCGGCTTTCAGCTGGTCGGGCGTCTATCTCGGTGGCCAGGTCGGCTACGGCTGGGGCACGACTCACTTTGTTGACAACACTGCTGGCGTGGGCCTGAACGGTCTTTCGCAGAGCGGTGTGGTCGGCGGCGCTCACATTGGCTATAATTACCAAGTTTCGCAGTTCGTCTTCGGTCTTGAAGGTGACGTGAATGGGTCTTCCGAGCGTGACAGCACCTTCGATCCGTTCGCGGGCGGCTACTCGCTGCGCGAGAACATTGATGCGTCGATCCGTGGCCGCGTCGGTTACGCTTTCGATCGCGTGTTGATCTACGCCACAGGCGGTGGTGCCTACGGCAACTTCCACACGTCCTACAACGGCGTCGACGCTTTCAACACCGGCCGCATCGGCTGGACGGTTGGCGGCGGTCTCGAATATGCCATCGACAACAATTGGTCGGTTCGCGCGGAATATCGCTATACCGACTATGGTCACACTACGGATTTCCCTTCGTCCGAAGGGTTTGACGCTGTTTCGCACCACATCCGCGACAACCGCGTGCAGGCTGGCTTCTCGTACAAGTTCGACATCTTCTCGCCCCCGGCGCCGATCGTTTCGAAGTACTGA
- the rimO gene encoding 30S ribosomal protein S12 methylthiotransferase RimO — MAASPPKISFVSLGCPKALVDSERIITRLRAEGYELTRSHAGADAVIVNTCGFLDSAKAESLAAIGAALEENGKVIVTGCMGAESETIRSAYPNVLAISGPQAYESVVGAVHDAIAPPHDPFLDLVPAQGIKLTPRHYAYLKISEGCNNRCSFCIIPRLRGDLVSRPAADVLREAEKLVAAGVKELLVISQDTGAYGLDLRYAESTLGDRQVRAKFIDLARELGSLGAWVRLHYVYPYPHIDDVMELMADGKVLPYLDIPFQHASPKVLKAMRRPGDQEKTLDRIKSWRTACPDLALRSTFIVGFPGETDEDFELLLTWLTEARLDRVGAFKYEPVGGAPANDLGLPPVPADIAEQRYGRLMQHQQAISANLLKRKVGRHIQAIVDKAGPTVAEARSKADAPEIDGKVHIASRRPLRPGDIVQVKIERADAYDLFGTTA; from the coding sequence ATGGCCGCCAGCCCTCCCAAAATCTCCTTCGTTTCGCTCGGCTGTCCCAAGGCTTTGGTCGACAGCGAGCGAATCATCACGCGGCTGCGCGCCGAGGGCTATGAGCTGACCCGTAGCCATGCCGGCGCCGATGCGGTGATCGTGAACACCTGCGGCTTCCTCGATAGCGCCAAGGCCGAATCGCTCGCGGCGATCGGCGCGGCGCTTGAAGAAAACGGGAAAGTTATCGTCACTGGCTGTATGGGCGCCGAATCGGAGACGATTCGCAGCGCCTATCCCAATGTCCTCGCGATCAGCGGCCCACAAGCCTACGAAAGTGTCGTCGGCGCCGTCCACGATGCGATCGCGCCGCCGCACGATCCGTTCCTCGATCTCGTACCGGCACAGGGCATCAAGCTCACGCCGCGCCATTACGCCTATCTGAAGATTTCCGAGGGCTGCAACAACCGCTGCTCTTTCTGCATCATTCCGCGCCTACGGGGCGATCTTGTCTCGCGCCCCGCCGCGGACGTGCTCCGCGAGGCCGAGAAGCTCGTCGCCGCTGGCGTCAAGGAATTGCTCGTCATATCCCAGGACACCGGCGCCTATGGGCTTGACCTGCGCTATGCGGAAAGCACGCTCGGCGACCGTCAGGTGCGCGCCAAGTTCATCGATCTCGCACGCGAACTCGGCAGCCTCGGCGCCTGGGTGCGGCTGCATTACGTCTATCCTTATCCGCATATCGACGATGTGATGGAACTGATGGCGGACGGTAAGGTGCTGCCTTACCTCGACATTCCGTTCCAGCACGCGAGCCCGAAGGTCCTGAAGGCGATGCGGCGCCCCGGCGACCAGGAAAAGACGCTCGACCGAATCAAGTCCTGGCGCACCGCCTGCCCCGATCTCGCCCTGCGCTCGACCTTTATCGTCGGCTTTCCCGGCGAAACGGACGAGGATTTCGAGCTTTTGCTGACCTGGCTGACCGAGGCGCGGCTCGACCGCGTCGGCGCATTCAAATACGAGCCGGTTGGCGGCGCCCCGGCCAATGACCTCGGACTCCCTCCAGTGCCGGCGGACATAGCCGAACAGCGCTACGGGCGCTTGATGCAGCATCAACAGGCCATCAGCGCGAATCTGCTGAAGCGCAAAGTTGGCCGCCATATTCAGGCAATTGTCGATAAGGCCGGCCCGACGGTTGCCGAGGCCCGCAGCAAGGCCGATGCGCCGGAGATCGATGGCAAAGTCCACATCGCCAGCCGCCGGCCGCTACGCCCGGGCGATATTGTTCAGGTCAAGATCGAGCGGGCCGACGCCTACGATCTCTTCGGCACGACGGCGTAG
- a CDS encoding DUF934 domain-containing protein, producing the protein MALYRDGKFESDSWRRLEADELPEEGHVLLSLAEWRRFTAEQKSSNIAFGVVLEPGETAEMIAEDLPRLSLVAVSFPKFTDGRGYSTARILRDRYKFAGELRAVGDILFDQAQLYGRSGFDSLDIKDVVTIKLLESGRKPVMTHFYQPGEEPEIKDSKSPWRRRSTSQA; encoded by the coding sequence ATGGCGCTTTATCGCGACGGAAAGTTTGAGAGCGATTCCTGGCGCCGGCTTGAGGCCGACGAACTTCCAGAAGAAGGTCATGTGCTTTTGAGCCTCGCCGAATGGCGGCGATTTACGGCGGAGCAAAAGAGCAGCAATATCGCCTTTGGTGTCGTGCTCGAACCCGGCGAAACAGCGGAGATGATTGCCGAGGATTTGCCACGGCTGTCGCTCGTTGCGGTGAGTTTCCCCAAATTCACTGACGGGCGGGGTTATTCGACGGCGCGAATCCTCCGCGACCGCTATAAATTCGCCGGCGAACTCCGAGCCGTCGGCGACATCCTCTTCGATCAGGCTCAGCTTTATGGTCGTTCTGGCTTCGATTCACTCGATATCAAAGACGTCGTAACGATCAAATTGCTCGAATCCGGCCGCAAGCCGGTGATGACGCATTTCTACCAGCCCGGCGAAGAGCCAGAGATCAAGGACAGCAAAAGTCCCTGGCGGCGTCGCTCGACATCGCAGGCTTGA
- a CDS encoding nitrite/sulfite reductase, translated as MYRYDDFDAAFVAERVEQFKDQVARRLSGELTEEQFRPLRLMNGVYLQLHAYMLRVAIPYGTLSPRQLRMLGHIARRYDKGYGHFTTRQNIQYNWPALADCPDILNDLASVEMHAIQTSGNCIRNTTSDQFAGAAADEIEDPRPYCELLRQWSSLNPEFSYLPRKFKIAVSGAPHDRAAIQVHDIGLQVVRDAAGEIGFGVYVGGGLGRSPFIAHKIRDFLPKADLLNYTAAILRVYNLEGRRDNKYKARIKILVHEKGADAMREAVEAEFAISQNPDLVLTPDIIEQFKSYFALPDLPPRPVPAQNFEGRRAQDAEFAHFVAQNVVAHKVPGYGVVSISLKPIGGIPGDITAEQMEAVADLAETYAHNEIRVAHEQNLVLAHVALDDLAAIYDKLKDIGLATANIGLVTDIIACPGLDYCALATARSIPIAQRISERFGENGRAADIGELHINISGCINACGHHHVANIGILGLEKKGVETYQITLGGSADQNCALGDVLGPGFSSETIVDAIETIVDTYLKVRKNRDEDFLSAYQRVGVAPFKEAVYEHA; from the coding sequence ATGTATCGCTACGACGACTTCGACGCTGCCTTCGTGGCTGAGCGAGTTGAGCAGTTCAAGGATCAGGTTGCACGCCGTCTGTCTGGCGAACTGACCGAAGAACAGTTTCGCCCGTTGCGGTTGATGAACGGCGTCTATTTGCAGCTTCATGCCTATATGCTGCGCGTCGCGATTCCCTACGGCACCTTGTCGCCGCGCCAGCTTCGGATGCTCGGCCATATCGCGCGCCGCTATGACAAAGGCTACGGCCATTTCACGACCCGGCAGAACATCCAGTACAACTGGCCTGCCCTCGCCGATTGCCCGGATATTCTGAACGACCTCGCCAGCGTCGAAATGCACGCCATTCAGACATCGGGCAATTGCATTCGCAATACGACGTCGGATCAATTTGCAGGCGCCGCCGCAGACGAGATCGAAGACCCCCGGCCGTATTGCGAGCTTCTGCGCCAATGGTCGTCGCTCAATCCGGAATTCTCGTATCTGCCGCGCAAATTCAAGATCGCGGTTTCGGGCGCGCCACACGATCGCGCTGCGATTCAGGTGCATGACATCGGCTTGCAGGTCGTCCGCGACGCCGCGGGCGAGATCGGCTTTGGGGTTTATGTCGGCGGCGGCCTTGGTCGTTCGCCCTTCATTGCCCACAAAATCCGTGACTTCCTGCCGAAAGCCGACCTTCTGAATTACACCGCTGCGATTCTGCGCGTGTACAATCTCGAAGGGCGGCGCGACAACAAATACAAAGCGCGCATCAAAATCCTCGTCCACGAAAAGGGCGCCGACGCGATGCGCGAGGCAGTCGAGGCAGAATTCGCGATCAGTCAAAATCCAGATCTCGTTCTTACCCCGGACATCATCGAGCAATTCAAGTCTTATTTCGCCTTGCCTGATTTGCCGCCGCGGCCGGTGCCGGCGCAGAATTTCGAGGGACGCCGTGCGCAGGACGCCGAGTTCGCGCATTTCGTCGCGCAGAATGTCGTCGCGCATAAGGTGCCGGGTTACGGCGTCGTGTCGATCTCGCTGAAACCGATCGGCGGCATCCCCGGCGACATCACCGCCGAGCAGATGGAGGCGGTCGCCGATCTCGCAGAAACCTACGCGCACAACGAAATCCGCGTCGCACATGAGCAGAATCTCGTCCTGGCGCATGTCGCGCTCGACGATTTGGCAGCCATCTATGACAAGCTGAAAGATATCGGCCTCGCGACTGCCAACATCGGCCTCGTCACCGACATCATCGCCTGCCCCGGGCTGGATTATTGCGCGCTGGCGACGGCACGCTCGATCCCAATTGCGCAGCGCATTTCCGAACGTTTCGGAGAGAATGGCCGCGCTGCCGACATTGGCGAGCTGCACATCAATATATCTGGCTGCATCAACGCCTGCGGCCACCATCACGTCGCCAATATCGGCATTCTCGGGCTTGAGAAGAAAGGCGTCGAAACCTATCAGATCACGCTTGGCGGCTCCGCCGACCAAAACTGCGCCCTTGGCGACGTTTTGGGTCCGGGCTTTTCGAGCGAAACGATTGTCGATGCGATCGAGACGATTGTCGACACCTATCTCAAGGTTCGCAAGAATCGCGACGAAGATTTTCTCTCGGCCTATCAGCGCGTCGGCGTCGCGCCCTTCAAGGAAGCGGTCTATGAGCACGCCTAA
- a CDS encoding VOC family protein, translated as MEYLHTMVRVTDLDQSLDFYCGKFGLVEMNRIVNEKGRFTLVYLAAPDDAEAAKATKRPLIELTYNWDPETYTGGRNFGHLAFAVDDIYATCEKLQKAGVTINRPPRDGYMAFIRSPDDISIELLQKGGAKPAQEPWQSMSNTGVW; from the coding sequence ATGGAATATCTCCACACCATGGTTCGTGTCACGGACCTCGACCAGTCTCTCGATTTTTATTGCGGCAAGTTCGGCCTTGTCGAAATGAACCGCATCGTTAACGAGAAAGGCCGCTTCACTCTGGTCTATCTCGCCGCACCCGACGACGCGGAGGCGGCCAAGGCAACCAAGCGGCCGCTCATCGAACTCACCTATAATTGGGATCCGGAAACTTACACAGGCGGACGCAATTTTGGCCATCTCGCGTTTGCGGTCGATGATATCTATGCGACCTGCGAAAAATTGCAGAAAGCGGGCGTGACGATCAATCGGCCGCCGCGCGACGGATACATGGCCTTTATCCGTTCACCGGATGATATCTCGATCGAACTCTTGCAAAAAGGCGGCGCGAAGCCCGCACAAGAGCCGTGGCAGTCCATGTCCAACACGGGCGTCTGGTAG
- a CDS encoding phosphoadenylyl-sulfate reductase has translation MSTPNGLLFGDQVAAARLSDRFYALGAEKLLRLAIGDLFPGRIALVSSFGAESAVLLHMASAIDPATPVLFLDTLHLFSETLEYRDALVARLGLTNVIELKPDERQLAEEDPETFLWSSNPDRCCAIRKVEPLAKALKNYDAWISGRKRFQAATRAALPLFESDGERIKLNPLATWTPDDIKAYFKKYDLPPHPLVAKSYLSIGCIPCTSPVRPGEDARAGRWRGRGKTECGVHVPETLEAGADI, from the coding sequence ATGAGCACGCCTAACGGCCTGCTGTTCGGCGATCAGGTTGCGGCCGCGCGCTTGTCCGATCGCTTTTATGCGCTCGGTGCGGAGAAGCTTTTGCGGCTTGCGATCGGGGACCTGTTTCCCGGTCGAATCGCGCTTGTTTCGAGCTTCGGCGCCGAATCGGCGGTGCTTCTGCACATGGCTTCGGCGATCGATCCAGCGACGCCGGTTCTCTTTCTCGACACCTTGCATCTGTTTTCGGAAACACTCGAATACCGCGACGCGCTCGTCGCACGTCTCGGCCTGACCAACGTCATCGAGCTGAAACCAGACGAAAGGCAACTCGCCGAGGAAGACCCCGAGACTTTCCTCTGGTCCAGCAACCCCGATCGTTGTTGCGCGATTCGTAAAGTCGAACCCTTGGCGAAGGCACTTAAAAATTACGACGCGTGGATTAGCGGCCGTAAACGCTTTCAGGCAGCGACGCGCGCCGCATTGCCATTGTTTGAAAGCGACGGCGAGCGCATCAAGCTCAATCCGCTCGCGACGTGGACGCCCGACGACATAAAAGCTTATTTCAAGAAGTACGATCTGCCGCCGCACCCGCTGGTCGCAAAGAGTTATCTGTCGATCGGCTGCATTCCCTGCACGTCCCCGGTTCGCCCCGGCGAAGATGCGCGCGCCGGGCGCTGGCGCGGCCGCGGCAAAACGGAATGCGGCGTGCATGTTCCCGAAACTCTCGAAGCCGGTGCGGATATCTGA
- a CDS encoding DUF2849 domain-containing protein, giving the protein MQVVSANRLSDGTVVYLNSQGNWGESLASATVFATPADVEAGLRQAQAAIAANEVVDAFAIPVEQGVDGLHAVSLRNAIRELGPTIAFKTSPIAATRS; this is encoded by the coding sequence ATGCAAGTCGTTTCGGCCAACCGGCTTAGCGATGGCACCGTCGTCTACCTCAATTCTCAAGGGAATTGGGGTGAATCGCTGGCATCCGCAACCGTCTTCGCCACACCGGCGGATGTCGAGGCTGGGCTTCGCCAGGCGCAAGCCGCCATTGCGGCCAATGAGGTCGTCGACGCCTTTGCCATACCGGTGGAGCAAGGCGTGGATGGGCTTCATGCCGTCAGTTTGCGCAATGCCATCCGCGAACTCGGCCCGACGATCGCTTTCAAGACATCGCCCATCGCGGCGACGCGGAGCTAG
- a CDS encoding MFS transporter, which translates to MFLSLLRSQRFAGLFWCQFLSAFNDNFVRNLLATLILFRLGRENAGALITLAIGVFILPSVFLSGLAGELADAHDKALVARRLKIGEIFVQAIAAAGVWFGSLPLLYVALCGLGTIAALFGPVKYGFLPENLETRELPAGNALVEAATFLAILLGLVAGALAADKALAPGLIVGQLMLVALAAYATSLFIPRKGAAALGLPVHRNILASTVELLRELHAEPKLWRPGLAVSWFWLTGAVALSLVPVAVRNATSGGIAVEAAISGFFAFGIGAGSIAAALLARGRISLAPAPAAAIGMAVFLLALALSTRGIPAPHASDASLGSFFATARGLMIAVEVFGLAAAGGLFVVPLFSAIQARAAPDKRARTVAAVNIQNALFMVAGSLLTAWLQSRFFSLGEPALLAFLGLGNVAAAIYIRRAIIGAEAKSG; encoded by the coding sequence ATGTTCCTTTCCCTCCTCCGCAGCCAGCGATTTGCGGGCCTGTTCTGGTGCCAGTTCCTTTCGGCCTTCAACGACAATTTCGTTCGCAATCTTCTGGCGACGCTGATCCTGTTCAGGCTCGGCCGAGAGAATGCCGGCGCGCTGATCACGCTGGCTATCGGTGTTTTCATCCTGCCATCGGTATTCCTCTCGGGACTCGCCGGTGAGTTAGCGGACGCTCATGATAAGGCGCTGGTCGCACGTCGACTGAAGATCGGCGAGATCTTCGTGCAGGCCATCGCGGCGGCGGGCGTGTGGTTTGGCTCGTTGCCGCTTCTTTATGTTGCGCTCTGCGGACTCGGAACAATCGCGGCCCTCTTCGGGCCGGTGAAATACGGGTTTCTGCCAGAGAATCTGGAAACGCGGGAATTGCCCGCGGGTAACGCTCTGGTCGAGGCCGCGACCTTTCTCGCGATCCTCCTTGGCCTCGTCGCCGGCGCGCTCGCGGCGGACAAAGCTCTCGCGCCGGGCCTCATCGTTGGCCAATTGATGCTTGTCGCTCTCGCGGCCTATGCGACAAGCCTTTTCATACCGCGCAAAGGCGCCGCAGCGCTGGGTTTGCCGGTCCACCGCAATATTCTGGCTTCGACAGTCGAGCTTCTTCGCGAATTACATGCTGAGCCGAAGCTCTGGCGGCCCGGGCTGGCGGTCTCGTGGTTCTGGCTGACCGGCGCCGTCGCGCTATCGCTGGTGCCGGTGGCGGTCCGTAACGCGACCAGCGGCGGCATCGCGGTCGAAGCCGCGATCAGCGGCTTCTTCGCCTTTGGCATCGGCGCGGGATCGATCGCGGCGGCGCTGCTCGCAAGAGGCCGCATCAGTCTTGCACCGGCGCCCGCAGCCGCCATCGGCATGGCCGTCTTTCTCCTCGCCTTGGCTTTGTCCACGCGCGGCATCCCTGCCCCGCACGCCAGCGATGCAAGTCTCGGTAGCTTTTTCGCAACCGCACGAGGCCTGATGATCGCTGTGGAAGTTTTTGGCTTGGCGGCGGCAGGTGGTCTCTTTGTCGTGCCGTTGTTCTCCGCGATCCAGGCGCGCGCGGCGCCAGATAAACGCGCGCGCACGGTCGCGGCGGTGAACATTCAGAACGCCTTGTTCATGGTCGCGGGCTCGCTTTTGACCGCATGGCTGCAAAGCCGTTTCTTTAGCCTCGGCGAGCCTGCGCTGCTGGCGTTTCTTGGTCTCGGCAATGTCGCGGCCGCCATCTATATCCGCCGCGCCATCATCGGCGCCGAGGCAAAATCTGGTTGA